A region from the Deltaproteobacteria bacterium genome encodes:
- a CDS encoding class II aldolase/adducin family protein, translated as MSTTANRAGIYRKFSTLGAAIQRVDGNNTHSGNLSLRDPEDPDVFYITASGSQSGALTPRDIVPLRFSRVSWGDARASSESNVHRRILSLPGVRACIHCHHILCTVITFDSAEKQIFLTYLGKDKRGREEFLFQPVDLFGAYAARGVKVGTYRQPVGSAEMEERVPEYLAESPLTLIRGHGPFCRGTSLEDCLYRLSVLEGSASLALNLRRRGVELGAIQEKIMTGGPDSVFPLVPRLPAPGEPVTCQIDDEATKADFAYWLHYNYNFRIGAYGTGSMSQKVTAGAMIYCPMSAAPEGMDFPLNRLSLEPGEGDTADEALHKLIYNNTNYRTCMITSSPLATAEGMAVMAETFGLDPLLGRRPDTPYTFEHHPVVVPIDAEAMYLNPRLGLVDMTELTDLSPGNPILSMLRWHKGCCIVAGYGVISVGDTSLEQAAHNAASAERIARFRMEVFLNQRVLGGPSLRSFEPRTP; from the coding sequence ATGTCAACCACGGCAAACAGGGCAGGGATCTACAGGAAATTCTCCACTCTGGGGGCGGCCATCCAGCGGGTGGATGGAAACAACACCCATAGCGGGAATCTCTCACTCCGTGATCCAGAAGATCCGGACGTCTTCTACATCACCGCCTCCGGTTCGCAATCAGGTGCTCTCACCCCCAGGGACATCGTTCCCCTCCGGTTTTCCCGGGTCAGTTGGGGAGATGCCAGAGCCTCTTCCGAATCCAACGTTCACAGGAGGATCCTGAGCCTCCCGGGGGTGAGGGCCTGTATCCACTGCCATCATATCCTCTGTACGGTCATCACCTTTGATTCGGCGGAAAAACAGATTTTCCTCACATACCTCGGCAAGGACAAAAGGGGAAGAGAGGAGTTCCTCTTCCAGCCGGTGGACCTTTTCGGTGCATATGCTGCAAGGGGAGTGAAGGTCGGCACCTACCGGCAGCCGGTGGGGTCGGCGGAGATGGAGGAGAGAGTCCCTGAGTACCTGGCAGAGTCTCCCCTCACCCTGATCAGGGGGCACGGGCCTTTTTGCAGGGGTACTTCCCTTGAGGATTGTCTCTACCGGCTGAGCGTCCTTGAGGGCAGCGCTTCGCTGGCCCTCAATCTGAGGCGCCGGGGTGTTGAGTTGGGAGCGATTCAGGAGAAGATCATGACAGGGGGCCCGGATTCGGTCTTCCCCCTTGTTCCCCGTCTTCCGGCCCCGGGAGAGCCGGTGACCTGCCAGATCGATGACGAGGCCACGAAAGCCGATTTTGCTTACTGGCTTCATTACAACTACAATTTCAGGATCGGTGCCTACGGAACGGGCTCCATGAGCCAGAAGGTGACTGCCGGGGCGATGATTTACTGCCCCATGTCCGCCGCCCCGGAAGGGATGGACTTCCCTCTCAACCGGCTCTCTCTTGAACCCGGTGAGGGAGACACGGCCGATGAGGCGCTCCATAAGCTGATCTATAACAACACGAACTACAGGACTTGCATGATTACATCCAGTCCCCTGGCCACGGCCGAGGGGATGGCGGTAATGGCCGAGACCTTCGGTCTGGATCCCCTGCTGGGCCGGAGACCTGACACCCCTTATACCTTTGAGCACCACCCGGTAGTGGTTCCCATCGATGCGGAAGCCATGTATCTCAACCCGAGGCTCGGCCTGGTGGATATGACAGAGCTGACCGACCTGAGTCCCGGCAATCCGATTCTGAGCATGCTCCGGTGGCACAAGGGCTGCTGCATTGTGGCAGGTTATGGGGTCATCTCGGTGGGGGACACGAGCCTGGAACAGGCAGCCCACAATGCGGCCTCTGCCGAGAGGATTGCCAGGTTCCGGATGGAGGTCTTTCTCAACCAGAGGGTCCTCGGCGGTCCTTCCCTCAGATCCTTTGAACCGAGAACCCCTTGA